Proteins co-encoded in one Ziziphus jujuba cultivar Dongzao chromosome 9, ASM3175591v1 genomic window:
- the LOC107427191 gene encoding uncharacterized protein LOC107427191 isoform X2 gives MVQQTVDSKYNEHGLGNTETDLPTRDKQLPVGIKKPVLRDLQNDNRITVPNSIENSSLLKDRGPVHNSVKFSGSKRSSSECAEIPSQQQSPNSNAANGHLVYVRRKSEVELGKSSTCDSTSISAYCPNSKQFVNQQETKEPQGSCFPAFASFPVASSMISSGKPSVPLPLGKSGMRLGSAETIYHPFTSSASSLGNQKGPKSLHWEERYRQLQLMLKKLDQSDQDDYLQMLRSLSSVELSRHAVELEKRSIQLSLEEAKEMQRVCMLDVIGLSMKVGVKTPVPTTHQDRVEKSPAPSAHQDRVEKSPVLMNCQDRVEK, from the exons ATGGTTCAGCAAACAGTAGATTCAAAATACAATGAACATGGGCTGGGCAATACTGAAACGGACTTGCCTACTCGTGACAAGCAACTGCCTGTTGGCATAAAGAAGCCAGTGCTGAGGGATTTGCAAAATGATAATAGAATCACAGTGCCCAACTCTATCGAGAATTCTTCTTTATTAAAGGACAGAGGACCTGTTCACAATTCTGTTAAATTTTCTGGCTCCAAGAGATCCTCATCTGAGTGTGCAGAGATCCCGTCCCAACAGCAATCTCCAAACAGTAATGCTGCTAATGGGCATCTTGTCTATGTCCGTCGAAAATCAGAAGTGGAATTAGGCAAGAGCAGCACCTGTGATAGCACAAGCATTAGTGCTTATTGTCCAAATTCAAAGCAATTTGTTAACCAGCAGGAAACAAAGGAGCCACAAGGTTCTTGCTTTCCTGCATTTGCATCTTTTCCAGTGGCATCTTCAATGATCTCTTCAGGAAAACCTTCTGTTCCCCTTCCTCTTGGAAAATCTGGTATGAGGTTAGGATCAGCAGAAACTATTTATCACCCCTTTACTTCTTCTGCCTCCTCTTTGGGTAATCAAAAGGGACCCAAAAGTCTACACTGGGAAGAGCGATATCGTCAGTTGCAGTTGATGTTGAAGAAACTGGACCAATCAGATCAAGATGATTATCTCCAGA TGCTGCGGTCACTCTCGTCCGTTGAATTAAGCAGACATGCAGTTGAGTTGGAAAAGAGATCAATTCAGCTTTCACTTGAGGAAG CGAAAGAGATGCAGCGGGTATGCATGTTGGATGTTATTGGACTTTCCATGAAGGTTGGTGTTAAAACGCCAGTGCCAACGACTCATCAAGATCGAGTAGAAAAGTCGCCAGCACCATCAGCTCATCAGGACCGTGTAGAAAAGTCACCAGTGCTGATGAATTGTCAAGATCGTGTAGAAAAGTAA
- the LOC107427190 gene encoding zinc finger protein ZAT3 has translation MNKDSDFHLQFPISPPHNDTVSTTPTAIGDFLASSSTPAKRHENPRRKRSKLIRLETAATSPIGISKPKYGKKPDPTAPKITRPCSECGKKFWSWKALFGHMRCHPERQWRGINPPPNFRRPISPIKLPSNSSEPPPRRPPLDLTEDDHEVAACLLMLANSPPSFPIPHEFVAVNGAAGSCRFECSSCKKVFGSHQALGGHRASHKNVKGCFAITKSNTSDCDDQVVDIDELDDQDRHHDDHDHTMGTHKCSICMKVFSSGQALGGHKRCHWDRAGEDQQQGSHGGEGGGKGFGHGGGLDLNLPPAIPLEDDFSSSYSSSSPALIALDLRLSL, from the coding sequence ATGAACAAAGATTCCGATTTCCATCTCCAATTCCCCATCTCACCCCCACACAACGACACCGTATCCACCACTCCCACCGCCATTGGAGACTTCTTAGCTTCTTCCTCAACTCCGGCGAAACGCCACGAGAATCCGCGTCGGAAACGCTCCAAACTCATACGATTAGAAACTGCGGCAACTTCTCCTATCGGCATTTCGAAGCCCAAATATGGTAAGAAGCCCGACCCGACCGCGCCGAAGATCACTAGGCCGTGCAGTGAGTGCGGCAAGAAGTTCTGGTCATGGAAAGCCCTCTTCGGACACATGAGGTGCCATCCCGAACGACAATGGCGAGGCATAAACCCTCCTCCTAATTTCCGGCGACCGATTTCTCCGATTAAGCTTCCGTCGAACAGTTCGGAACCACCACCACGACGGCCACCACTGGACTTGACCGAAGACGACCATGAGGTCGCTGCGTGTCTTCTAATGCTAGCCAACAGTCCACCAAGTTTCCCGATCCCTCATGAATTCGTGGCAGTTAACGGCGCCGCCGGAAGTTGTCGTTTCGAGTGCTCGAGTTGCAAGAAAGTGTTTGGTTCTCATCAGGCTTTGGGAGGACACAGAGCGAGCCACAAGAACGTGAAGGGTTGCTTTGCGATAACGAAGAGTAATACCAGCGACTGTGATGATCAGGTTGTTGATATTGATGAATTGGATGATCAAGATCGTCATcatgatgatcatgatcataCGATGGGGACCCACAAATGCAGCATTTGTATGAAGGTTTTCTCCAGTGGGCAAGCTTTGGGTGGTCACAAACGGTGCCATTGGGACAGAGCTGGTGAAGATCAGCAACAAGGAAGCCATggaggagaaggaggaggaAAAGGGTTTGGTCATGGTGGTGGGCTGGATTTGAATTTGCCTCCTGCTATTCCTCTTGAAGATGAtttttcatcttcttattcttcttcctcACCAGCTCTCATTGCTTTGGATTTAAGGTTGagtctttaa
- the LOC107427191 gene encoding uncharacterized protein LOC107427191 isoform X1, with protein MLSSWSTRNFLEFSFWGLPLPIAGKLLQMVQQTVDSKYNEHGLGNTETDLPTRDKQLPVGIKKPVLRDLQNDNRITVPNSIENSSLLKDRGPVHNSVKFSGSKRSSSECAEIPSQQQSPNSNAANGHLVYVRRKSEVELGKSSTCDSTSISAYCPNSKQFVNQQETKEPQGSCFPAFASFPVASSMISSGKPSVPLPLGKSGMRLGSAETIYHPFTSSASSLGNQKGPKSLHWEERYRQLQLMLKKLDQSDQDDYLQMLRSLSSVELSRHAVELEKRSIQLSLEEAKEMQRVCMLDVIGLSMKVGVKTPVPTTHQDRVEKSPAPSAHQDRVEKSPVLMNCQDRVEK; from the exons atgctTTCTTCTTGGTCTACAcgaaattttcttgaattttcatTCTGGGGTTTGCCATTACCGATCGCGG GTAAATTACTTCAAATGGTTCAGCAAACAGTAGATTCAAAATACAATGAACATGGGCTGGGCAATACTGAAACGGACTTGCCTACTCGTGACAAGCAACTGCCTGTTGGCATAAAGAAGCCAGTGCTGAGGGATTTGCAAAATGATAATAGAATCACAGTGCCCAACTCTATCGAGAATTCTTCTTTATTAAAGGACAGAGGACCTGTTCACAATTCTGTTAAATTTTCTGGCTCCAAGAGATCCTCATCTGAGTGTGCAGAGATCCCGTCCCAACAGCAATCTCCAAACAGTAATGCTGCTAATGGGCATCTTGTCTATGTCCGTCGAAAATCAGAAGTGGAATTAGGCAAGAGCAGCACCTGTGATAGCACAAGCATTAGTGCTTATTGTCCAAATTCAAAGCAATTTGTTAACCAGCAGGAAACAAAGGAGCCACAAGGTTCTTGCTTTCCTGCATTTGCATCTTTTCCAGTGGCATCTTCAATGATCTCTTCAGGAAAACCTTCTGTTCCCCTTCCTCTTGGAAAATCTGGTATGAGGTTAGGATCAGCAGAAACTATTTATCACCCCTTTACTTCTTCTGCCTCCTCTTTGGGTAATCAAAAGGGACCCAAAAGTCTACACTGGGAAGAGCGATATCGTCAGTTGCAGTTGATGTTGAAGAAACTGGACCAATCAGATCAAGATGATTATCTCCAGA TGCTGCGGTCACTCTCGTCCGTTGAATTAAGCAGACATGCAGTTGAGTTGGAAAAGAGATCAATTCAGCTTTCACTTGAGGAAG CGAAAGAGATGCAGCGGGTATGCATGTTGGATGTTATTGGACTTTCCATGAAGGTTGGTGTTAAAACGCCAGTGCCAACGACTCATCAAGATCGAGTAGAAAAGTCGCCAGCACCATCAGCTCATCAGGACCGTGTAGAAAAGTCACCAGTGCTGATGAATTGTCAAGATCGTGTAGAAAAGTAA